One genomic window of Mercenaria mercenaria strain notata chromosome 2, MADL_Memer_1, whole genome shotgun sequence includes the following:
- the LOC123564156 gene encoding interferon regulatory factor 1-like: MPRGRPKSKNSCKGRATLRTIDRKPIRPLERQRMRPWLMDLLDKRTCHQLVWMNKKDKTFRVSWKHAAGQTFDPAADATLFELWARHTGKYYPGDRPDPKKWKANFRCALHSVPDVEEDKSLGVRRGNNAYRVYKFLDEKRIRKPSIKKEKDEKSSDEDSEFEDFAVVRNLGTRSRPKKIDEDEFDSEGSETGYSPSHESNHSDWDLTTEDLRRQDHDTEAERSPLPNFEELCQSCPNSFSNRIPKKQKRVPDIPTLETMNAVQNLQTMETEIYTRQGPAVTDHTYTETEQSEGELILFLNYDTVDQDMAEESDYMEGFWNSVIDTSLDVQEEVVSSGDCFDGPSVIVMEETDKSYDYEYTSLSQL; encoded by the exons ATGCCGCGTGGAAGACCAAAATCCAAGAACTCGTGCAAGGGTCGCGCCACATTGAGGACTATTGACCGGAAGCCAATACGTCCTCTAGAGCGACAGCGCATGCGCCCCTGGCTGATGGACCTGCTGGACAAAAGGACATGCCACCAACTCGTCTGGATGAATAAAAAAGACAAGACGTTCCGTGTCTCATGGAAACATGCAGCTGGTCAGACGTTCGATCCTGCAGCAGATGCCACCTTGTTTGAGCTGTGGGCAAGGCATACAG GAAAGTACTACCCTGGAGATCGTCCTGACCCCAAAAAGTGGAAGGCCAACTTCCGATGTGCCTTGCATAGTGTACCGGATGTTGAGGAAGATAAATCACTCGGTGTTCGGCGTGGAAACAACGCCTATAGGGTGTACAAATTCCTGGATGAAAAAAGAATTAGAAAACCAAGCATTAAGAAAGAAAAAG ATGAAAAGAGCTCTGACGAGGATTCCGAGTTTGAAGATTTTGCAGTTGTTAGGAATCTCGGAACAAGGTCAAGGCCGAAGAAAATCGATGAGGACGAGTTCGATAGTGAGGGATCAGAG ACTGGTTACAGTCCTTCCCATGAGAGTAACCACTCAGACTGGGATCTCACAACCGAGGATTTAAGACGTCAGGATCACGACACAGAAGCGGAGAGGTCGCCCCTTCCAAACTTCGAGGAATTGTGTCAGTCCTGTC CAAACAGCTTTTCCAACAGAATACCCAAAAAACAGAAACGAGTCCCTGATATCCCCACCCTGGAGACCATGAACGCTGTACAAAACCTGCAAACAATGGAAACTGAGATATATACCCGGCAAG GTCCAGCAGTGACTGACCACACCTACACAGAGACAGAACAATCCGAGGGGGAGCTAATCCTTTTCTTGAAT TATGATACTGTAGACCAGGACATGGCTGAGGAGTCAGACTACATGGAGGGTTTCTGGAACTCTGTTATTGACACAAGTCTTGATGTACAAGAGGAAGTAGTTTCATCAG GGGACTGTTTTGATGGACCCAGTGTTATAGTGATGGAAGAGACAGATAAATCCTATGACTAT gAATACACAAGTTTGTCGCAGCTGTAG